GCCTCCGTTGACCCCAAGACCGAACACGAAATTGTCTCCGCCTTGCGCCACGCGATGGTTGGCCGCACCACCTTCGTTGTCGCCAATCGTCTAAGCTTATTGCGCCGCGCCGACGTCATTCTCGTGCTCGACGAGGGCCGTCTGGTTCAAAGCGGCACGCATTCGGAAATCGTCCGCTTGCCCGGACCATATCGCGAAGCCGCCATGCTTCAACTCGTGGATCTCGCGCTCGAGGAGGAAGCCGAAGCATGAGCACCCTCCCCTCACCCTCACCCGCGCCCGCGCCGAAAACTCCCGGCCGCAATCGCCGCGCCGCCCAACCCGATCCGCGCGAAGCCATCACCTTTTTCCTGCCGATGGACGACCGCGAAGCCGACCAGGCTCCGCTCAGTTGGAAATTGATTCGCCGCATCTTTACTTACACGAACCCGTACGCGACCAAACGCAACTGGCTTTTCGTCCTCATCACGATTCGCGGCGCGCTGATTCCGACCATCGCCTGGATGATCGGCGCGACGATCAACGGCCCCATCGCGCACCAGGATCAGCACGGCATTCTCGTCTATGCCATCGCCTTTCTTCTGATCGTAATGGCGACCGTGGGCATGTTCCATTTTCGCCAGCGTTACGCGCTCGAACTCGGCGAAGCCGTCGTCCACGACATGCGCGCCGATTTGTTTCGCAAGTTGATGGCCATGCCCATGTCGTTTTTCAACCGCACGAAATTCGGCAGCATCATCAGCCGCATGACGTCGGATATTGATAACGTGCGCGTCGGTGTGCAGGACGTGGCCTTCGTCTGCACTGTGCAAACGCTCCAAATGACCGTCTGCGCCGGTATGATGGCGTGGGTCAACTGGAAGCTTTTTTCTGTGATGCTGCTGCTCGCGCCGTTGATTTGGATCGTCAATGCCCGCTACCGGCGCGAAGCCACTCATCACCTGCGCAAAGTGCAGGAAAGCTGGAGCCGCCTCACCTCCACCCTCGCCGAATCCGTCAACGGCATCCGCGTCACCCAGGCCTTCGTGCGCCACGAAATCAACGCGGGCTTTTTCCGCAAACTGCTCGGCGTGCATGCGGAAAACAACATCGGTGCCGCGCGCGCCTCGGCGGTTTTCGTTCCTTTGCTGCAATTAAAGAGCCAGGTCTTTCTCGGCGTTATGGCTTTCCTCGGCGGCTATGGCGCATTGCGCTGGCACGGCTGGTTGCACATGGATGTCGCGGATCTGGTGATGTTCTTCTTTCTCGCGAATCTTTTCTTCGACCCCATCCAGGTCATCGGCAATCAATGCAATCAGGCCCTCACCGCCATGGCCGGGGCCGAGCGTTTCTTTCGCATGATGGATATGCAACCGGAATGGAAGGACGCCGCCTCCGCCAAGCCGATTCCTCACATCAATGGCCGTGTGGAATTTGATCGCGTTCATTTTGAATACGAAGCCGGGCGGCGCGTGCTCGACGATATTTCCTTCGCGGTCGAGCCCGGCCAAACCGTCGCTCTCGTCGGCCACACCGGCAGCGGCAAAACCACCATCGCCGGCCTGTTACAAAAATTCTATCTGCCCACCAGCGGACGCGTTTTGGTGGACGGACACGACCTGCTCGCTGTCACCAGCGCTTCGCTCCACGAGCAAATGGGCAGCGTGCAGCAAAATAATTTCCTCTTCGCCGGTACGGTGATCGAAAATGTCCGCCTCGCCCGGCCCCACGCCACCGTTGAAGAAGTTCGCAATGCCTTTCGCGCGCTTGATTGCCTCGACCTCATCGAATCGCTCGCGAACGGATTGGACACCAACATCGGCGACAAAAGTTCTTCGCTGTCACTGGGCCAGCGGCAGTTGGTCTGTTTCGCCCGCGCGCTGCTCGCCAACCCGCGCATCCTCGTGCTCGATGAA
The Verrucomicrobiia bacterium genome window above contains:
- a CDS encoding ABC transporter ATP-binding protein, which translates into the protein MSTLPSPSPAPAPKTPGRNRRAAQPDPREAITFFLPMDDREADQAPLSWKLIRRIFTYTNPYATKRNWLFVLITIRGALIPTIAWMIGATINGPIAHQDQHGILVYAIAFLLIVMATVGMFHFRQRYALELGEAVVHDMRADLFRKLMAMPMSFFNRTKFGSIISRMTSDIDNVRVGVQDVAFVCTVQTLQMTVCAGMMAWVNWKLFSVMLLLAPLIWIVNARYRREATHHLRKVQESWSRLTSTLAESVNGIRVTQAFVRHEINAGFFRKLLGVHAENNIGAARASAVFVPLLQLKSQVFLGVMAFLGGYGALRWHGWLHMDVADLVMFFFLANLFFDPIQVIGNQCNQALTAMAGAERFFRMMDMQPEWKDAASAKPIPHINGRVEFDRVHFEYEAGRRVLDDISFAVEPGQTVALVGHTGSGKTTIAGLLQKFYLPTSGRVLVDGHDLLAVTSASLHEQMGSVQQNNFLFAGTVIENVRLARPHATVEEVRNAFRALDCLDLIESLANGLDTNIGDKSSSLSLGQRQLVCFARALLANPRILVLDEATSAIDTVTETRLQKALEILLRGRTSFVVAHRLSTIRKADLVLVLDKGRIVERGNHESLLAAGGVYARLHAEFIGGAMHEKS